Proteins from one Candidatus Schekmanbacteria bacterium RIFCSPLOWO2_02_FULL_38_14 genomic window:
- a CDS encoding phosphoribosylamine--glycine ligase — protein MNILVIGSGGREHALVWKISESKKTKKIFCAPGNGGISEIAECVEIKPEENDRLVSFAKKNSIDITVVGPELSLVNGIVDEFEKHNLKIFGPCKEAARLEGSKSFSKEFMKQHNIPTARFQSFDSFEKAKNFVEECEHPLVIKADGLAAGKGVILADSKDGAFKALDEIMVKKVFGIAGNRVIIEEMLCGEEASFLVFTDGNSAIPMPSSQDHKRIFDNDKGPNTGGMGAYSPAPVITKKLEDKVMEKIIFPVISGMKKEGRLYKGILYAGLMICNGEPFVLEFNVRFGDPEAQPILMRMKSDIIPVIEAVIDGNLEKVKIDWNSRAAVCVVMASKGYPGDYEKGKKISGLQEAAELDDVVVFHAGTKKSGSDFLTSGGRVLGVTALGNGIKEAIDRAYEAADKISFDGAQYRKDIGKKALIR, from the coding sequence ATGAACATCCTTGTAATAGGTTCAGGCGGAAGGGAGCACGCCCTTGTCTGGAAAATATCTGAAAGTAAAAAGACAAAGAAAATCTTCTGTGCTCCCGGCAACGGCGGAATATCAGAGATTGCAGAATGTGTGGAAATAAAGCCTGAGGAAAATGACAGACTTGTAAGCTTTGCAAAAAAGAATTCCATAGATATTACTGTAGTGGGTCCTGAGCTTTCCCTTGTAAATGGAATTGTTGACGAATTTGAGAAGCATAATCTGAAAATCTTTGGTCCCTGCAAAGAAGCTGCCCGCCTTGAAGGAAGCAAGTCTTTTTCAAAAGAATTCATGAAACAGCACAACATTCCAACAGCGAGGTTTCAGAGCTTTGATTCATTTGAAAAGGCAAAAAACTTTGTTGAGGAATGTGAACACCCCCTTGTGATAAAGGCTGATGGCTTGGCAGCAGGTAAAGGAGTAATCCTTGCTGACTCAAAAGATGGTGCCTTCAAGGCTCTTGATGAGATTATGGTCAAAAAAGTTTTTGGCATCGCAGGCAACAGAGTCATAATAGAAGAAATGCTCTGCGGTGAAGAGGCTTCCTTCCTTGTATTTACTGATGGGAATTCAGCAATACCAATGCCGTCATCACAGGACCACAAGAGAATTTTTGACAATGACAAGGGTCCAAACACGGGCGGAATGGGAGCCTATTCTCCGGCGCCTGTCATAACAAAAAAGCTTGAAGACAAAGTAATGGAAAAAATAATTTTTCCTGTTATTTCCGGAATGAAAAAGGAAGGAAGGCTTTACAAGGGAATCCTCTATGCAGGGCTTATGATATGTAATGGCGAACCATTTGTCCTTGAATTCAATGTCCGCTTTGGAGACCCTGAGGCACAGCCAATTCTGATGAGAATGAAAAGCGACATAATTCCTGTGATTGAAGCTGTAATTGATGGAAATCTTGAAAAAGTTAAAATCGACTGGAACAGCCGCGCAGCAGTCTGTGTTGTAATGGCTTCAAAGGGCTATCCAGGAGATTATGAAAAGGGGAAGAAAATTTCAGGGTTGCAGGAAGCAGCAGAACTTGATGATGTTGTGGTATTTCACGCAGGCACAAAAAAGTCCGGCAGTGATTTCCTCACATCAGGCGGAAGGGTGCTCGGAGTTACAGCCCTTGGGAATGGAATAAAAGAAGCCATTGACAGGGCATATGAGGCTGCAGACAAAATCTCCTTTGACGGAGCACAGTACAGAAAAGATATTGGGAAAAAGGCATTGATTAGATAG